One window from the genome of Enterobacteriaceae bacterium Kacie_13 encodes:
- the cydD gene encoding cysteine/glutathione ABC transporter permease/ATP-binding protein CydD: MNKTRQQELIRWLKQQSSRAKGWIRLSMMLGLLSGLLILAQAWLMAGLLHSLIIQHTPREALLQSFLLMALTFVLRAVVTWLREQVGFICGRVIRQEMRKLVLDRLEKLGPAWIQGKPAGSWASIILEQIEDMQDYYARYLPQIALAGIIPLLILVSIFPINWAAGMILLVTAPLIPVFMALVGMGAADANRRNFVALARLSGNFLDSLRGLDTLRLFHRGTAEIAQIKRSTESFRARTMDVLRLAFLSSAVLEFFASISIAVVAVYFGFSYLGELNFGSYGTPVTLFAGFLVLILAPEFFQPLRDLGAFYHAKAQAVGAAESLVTFLTAESAELGDGDQSWPAGQKVSLEARDVIIQSPQGKTLAGPLTFHIEAGQRIAIVGLSGAGKSSLLNALLGFLPYQGSIIAGGVELSTLRNEAWRQQLSWVGQNPHLPEQTLRANILLNQPDVTGQQLQSAIDRAYVSEFLPLLPLGLETELGDSAARLSVGQAQRVAVARALLSPCELLLLDEPTASLDAHSEQRVMSALNEASKAQTSVLVTHQLEDTRDYDEIWVMDKGQIAERGTFAQLVAQNGLFANLLSQRSKEL; encoded by the coding sequence ATGAATAAAACACGACAACAAGAACTTATCCGCTGGTTAAAACAACAAAGCTCACGCGCCAAAGGCTGGATCCGTCTGTCTATGATGCTGGGTTTACTTTCGGGTTTACTGATTCTGGCACAGGCATGGCTGATGGCCGGTCTGCTGCACAGCCTGATCATCCAGCACACGCCCCGTGAAGCACTGCTGCAAAGTTTCCTGCTGATGGCGCTGACCTTCGTACTGCGCGCCGTCGTGACCTGGCTCCGTGAGCAGGTGGGCTTTATCTGCGGACGTGTTATTCGCCAGGAGATGCGTAAGTTAGTCCTCGACCGTTTGGAAAAACTGGGGCCTGCGTGGATCCAGGGTAAACCGGCCGGCAGCTGGGCAAGCATCATTCTGGAACAAATTGAAGATATGCAGGATTACTATGCCCGCTATCTGCCACAAATTGCTCTTGCAGGGATTATTCCGCTGCTAATTCTGGTCAGTATTTTCCCAATCAATTGGGCTGCTGGCATGATCCTGCTGGTCACGGCGCCACTTATTCCGGTGTTTATGGCGCTGGTCGGAATGGGCGCTGCCGATGCCAACCGCCGTAACTTTGTCGCGCTTGCGCGTCTGAGCGGCAACTTTCTCGACAGCCTGCGCGGCCTCGACACTCTGCGGTTGTTCCATCGCGGCACGGCGGAAATCGCTCAGATCAAACGCTCCACCGAAAGTTTCCGCGCACGTACGATGGACGTGCTGCGTCTGGCCTTCCTCTCTTCCGCCGTACTGGAATTTTTCGCCTCTATTTCTATCGCCGTTGTAGCGGTGTACTTCGGTTTCTCGTATCTCGGTGAACTGAATTTCGGCAGCTACGGCACACCGGTTACCCTGTTTGCCGGTTTTCTGGTGCTGATCCTCGCGCCGGAGTTCTTCCAGCCGCTGCGTGATTTGGGTGCGTTTTATCACGCCAAAGCGCAGGCGGTCGGTGCTGCGGAAAGTCTGGTGACCTTCCTGACTGCTGAAAGTGCTGAACTGGGCGACGGCGACCAAAGCTGGCCAGCGGGACAAAAAGTATCGCTGGAAGCCCGCGACGTAATCATTCAGTCGCCGCAGGGCAAAACGCTGGCGGGGCCATTAACGTTTCACATTGAGGCCGGGCAACGTATTGCAATTGTCGGACTGAGTGGCGCGGGGAAAAGTTCCCTGCTGAATGCGTTGCTCGGCTTCCTGCCGTACCAGGGATCAATCATCGCAGGTGGCGTTGAGCTGAGCACGTTACGCAATGAAGCATGGCGACAACAGCTGAGCTGGGTGGGTCAGAATCCGCATCTGCCGGAACAAACGCTACGCGCCAATATTCTGCTCAATCAGCCGGACGTCACCGGGCAGCAACTTCAGTCAGCCATTGATCGCGCTTACGTGAGCGAGTTTTTACCGCTACTGCCACTGGGTCTGGAAACGGAGCTTGGCGACAGCGCTGCACGTTTGTCGGTCGGTCAGGCACAAAGGGTTGCTGTGGCCCGTGCCCTGCTCTCGCCATGCGAATTACTATTGCTGGATGAACCGACCGCCAGCCTCGATGCCCACAGTGAACAACGCGTGATGAGCGCACTGAATGAAGCATCAAAAGCACAGACATCGGTG
- the trxB gene encoding thioredoxin-disulfide reductase: MSTVKHSKLLILGSGPAGYTAAVYAARANLNPVLITGVEKGGQLTTTTEVENWPGDPEGLTGPALMDRMHEHATKFNTEIIFDHINKVDLQNRPFRLTGDSGEYTCDALIIATGASARYIGLPSEEAFKGRGVSACATCDGFFYRNQKVAVVGGGNTAVEEALYLANIASEVHLIHRRDSFRAEKILVDRLNDKVASGNIVLHTHKTLNEVVGDQMGVTGASLMDVRTDEKSQVDVAGVFIAIGHSPNTGIFEGQLELKDGYIKVQSGSHGNATQTSIPGVFAAGDVMDHIYRQAITSAGTGCMAALDAERYLDGLSQAPDL, translated from the coding sequence ATGAGTACGGTTAAACACAGTAAATTATTGATTTTAGGTTCCGGCCCGGCAGGTTACACCGCAGCGGTTTACGCAGCGCGCGCCAACCTGAATCCTGTTCTAATTACCGGCGTGGAAAAAGGCGGTCAGCTGACCACCACCACAGAAGTGGAAAACTGGCCTGGTGATCCCGAAGGCCTGACCGGCCCGGCACTGATGGATCGCATGCATGAGCACGCGACCAAGTTCAACACCGAAATCATTTTCGATCATATTAACAAAGTGGATTTACAGAACCGTCCGTTCCGCCTCACCGGCGACAGCGGCGAGTACACCTGTGACGCCCTTATTATCGCCACTGGCGCCTCCGCCCGTTACATCGGTCTGCCGTCTGAAGAAGCATTTAAAGGCCGCGGCGTCTCTGCCTGCGCGACATGCGACGGGTTCTTCTATCGCAATCAGAAAGTGGCCGTAGTCGGCGGCGGCAATACCGCAGTGGAAGAAGCGCTGTATCTGGCAAACATCGCGTCAGAAGTGCACCTGATCCACCGTCGCGACAGCTTCCGCGCTGAAAAGATTCTGGTTGACCGCCTCAATGATAAAGTCGCCAGCGGCAACATTGTGCTGCATACCCACAAAACGCTGAACGAAGTGGTTGGCGATCAAATGGGTGTCACCGGCGCGAGCCTGATGGACGTGCGCACCGACGAGAAATCCCAGGTAGACGTTGCGGGCGTGTTCATCGCCATCGGCCATAGTCCGAACACCGGCATTTTCGAAGGCCAGCTGGAGCTGAAAGACGGCTACATCAAAGTGCAGTCCGGTTCGCACGGTAATGCCACACAAACCAGCATTCCCGGCGTCTTTGCTGCGGGCGACGTGATGGACCATATTTACCGCCAGGCAATCACCTCCGCCGGCACCGGTTGTATGGCCGCGCTCGACGCAGAACGTTATCTGGATGGCTTATCGCAAGCCCCGGATTTGTAA
- the lrp gene encoding leucine-responsive transcriptional regulator Lrp produces the protein MVDNKKRPGKDLDRIDRNILNELQKDGRISNVELSKRVGLSPTPCLERVRRLERQGFINGYTALLNPHYLDASLLVFVEITLNRGAPDVFEQFNAAVQKLEDIQECHLVSGDFDYLLKTRVPDMSAYRKLLGETLLRLPGVNDTRTYVVMEEVKQTNRLVIKTR, from the coding sequence ATGGTAGACAACAAAAAACGTCCGGGAAAAGATCTCGACCGTATTGACCGTAACATCCTCAACGAACTTCAAAAGGATGGCCGGATTTCAAACGTCGAGCTTTCCAAACGTGTGGGATTATCGCCAACGCCATGTCTGGAGCGCGTTCGTCGTCTGGAACGACAGGGCTTCATTAATGGTTATACCGCACTGCTTAACCCGCATTATCTTGATGCATCGCTTCTGGTATTTGTTGAGATAACCCTCAACCGCGGTGCGCCAGATGTGTTTGAGCAGTTCAACGCGGCAGTACAAAAACTCGAAGATATTCAGGAGTGTCATTTGGTTTCAGGGGATTTCGACTACCTGTTGAAAACCCGCGTACCGGATATGTCTGCTTACCGTAAGTTGTTAGGTGAGACATTGCTTCGTCTTCCTGGTGTGAACGACACCCGTACCTATGTGGTAATGGAAGAAGTGAAACAGACGAATCGCCTGGTCATTAAGACCCGGTAA
- a CDS encoding cell division protein FtsK, with protein MSQEYTEDKDVTLKRLSNGRRILEALLVVVAIFAAYLMAALVSFNPSDPSWSQTAWHGPIHNWGGGVGAWMADTLFFIFGVFGYAIPPIILCLCWAAFRQRDHQDFVDYFAWSLRLIGTLALIVTSCGLASVNIDDLYYFASGGVIGSLLSTAMTPYFNNVGATLVLLCVWAAGLTLFTGWSWLTIAEKIGGAVLGVTNIVTNRSRRDDDYDYDYDEHDDPLLEDENTEKPVTKVAPVTATATTAAVTLATEAATADVDEDDVLLSTPSAHQAAAQPVAPTAAVVAESAPVAPEGAVDPYAAEPPVANIAPPPSAPATAAPPLYSFEIPEETPVPRHPQPVQQSPSPVRAEHNDEDGPRMGNWQTAAEPTSRSPFDFSSPTPDSAHAASVAATAALATGLAQAGQSAASSAGNTFMPAFSAVSDENPQIKKGFGPELPRPNPVRIPTRRELASYGIKLPSQRLAEQQEQEQSAAQQHVSQQPVYQDEQAQADEEAMQEAALRQAFSEQQNQRYGESVTEEEPDDEAAMQEAQLRNAFAAREQSRYQQDVEPHSGVVVHHHSQNPQLEAQTSAADDFAAAAMKLSQHDAFSFSPMADLVDDTPSEPLFTLPAQTEDEQQPAEFAQQTYQRPQSPQPVQHAQEYEAPRQAPSLAKPDMDSLIHPFLMRHEQPLVKPTTPLPSLDLLTSPPAEAEPVDEFALEQMGNLIEARLNDYRIKADVVGKLPGPVITRFELDLAPGVKAARISNLSRDLARSLSAVAVRVVEVIPGKPYVGLELPNKKRQTVYLREVLDCAKFKDSPSPLTIVLGKDISGEPVVADLAKMPHLLVAGTTGSGKSVGVNAMILSMLYKATPEEVRFIMIDPKMLELSVYEGIPHLLTEVVTDMKDAANALRWCVGEMERRYKLMSALGVRNLAGYNERIQEAEAMGRPIPDPFWKPGDGMAAEPPFLGKEPFIVVLVDEFADLMMTVGKKVEELIARLAQKARAAGIHLVLATQRPSVDVITGLIKANIPTRIAFTVSSKIDSRTILDQGGAESLLGMGDMLYMAPNSSIPVRVHGAFVRDQEVHAVVQDWKARGRPKYIESILSGGEEGEGGGLGLGDDEELDALFDQAVAFVVDKRRASISGVQRQFRIGYNRAARIVEQMEAQGIVSTPGHNGNREVLAPPSHE; from the coding sequence TTGAGCCAGGAATATACAGAAGATAAAGACGTTACCCTGAAAAGACTGAGCAATGGCCGCCGTATTCTGGAGGCGTTGCTGGTTGTGGTAGCGATTTTTGCTGCGTACTTGATGGCAGCACTGGTGAGTTTTAACCCCTCGGATCCCAGCTGGTCTCAAACCGCCTGGCATGGTCCTATTCATAACTGGGGTGGTGGCGTTGGGGCCTGGATGGCCGATACGCTGTTCTTCATATTCGGCGTATTTGGTTACGCAATTCCCCCTATTATCCTGTGTCTGTGCTGGGCGGCCTTCCGTCAGCGCGATCATCAGGATTTCGTCGACTATTTTGCCTGGTCGCTGCGTCTTATCGGGACGCTGGCGCTGATTGTCACGTCTTGTGGGCTGGCGTCAGTCAATATCGATGACCTTTATTACTTCGCCTCTGGCGGGGTGATCGGCAGTTTGCTGAGCACGGCGATGACGCCTTACTTCAATAACGTCGGTGCTACGCTGGTCTTGCTCTGTGTCTGGGCAGCGGGTCTGACGCTGTTTACCGGCTGGTCGTGGCTGACTATCGCAGAGAAGATCGGTGGGGCAGTGCTGGGCGTGACCAACATTGTGACCAATCGCTCGCGACGTGATGATGATTACGACTACGACTACGACGAGCATGACGATCCGTTGCTGGAAGACGAAAATACTGAAAAACCGGTGACGAAAGTGGCCCCGGTTACAGCCACTGCAACAACAGCTGCAGTGACTTTAGCGACGGAAGCCGCAACAGCTGATGTTGATGAAGATGATGTACTGCTCTCCACCCCATCGGCCCATCAGGCAGCGGCTCAGCCGGTTGCGCCTACCGCTGCGGTTGTCGCTGAGTCTGCACCGGTAGCCCCTGAGGGTGCAGTCGATCCTTACGCGGCAGAGCCACCGGTTGCAAATATTGCGCCTCCGCCTTCGGCACCTGCGACGGCAGCACCGCCACTTTACAGTTTCGAAATTCCTGAAGAAACGCCGGTCCCACGTCATCCTCAGCCTGTTCAGCAATCACCTTCACCGGTGCGGGCAGAACATAATGATGAGGACGGCCCGCGTATGGGTAACTGGCAAACCGCGGCAGAACCCACTTCGCGCTCACCGTTCGATTTCAGTTCACCAACCCCAGATAGCGCGCACGCGGCGAGTGTGGCGGCGACAGCTGCGCTGGCAACTGGCCTGGCGCAGGCGGGGCAGTCCGCCGCATCTTCTGCGGGTAACACCTTCATGCCTGCGTTCAGCGCAGTCAGCGATGAAAATCCGCAGATCAAAAAAGGTTTTGGCCCTGAATTACCCAGACCGAATCCTGTGCGTATTCCGACCCGTCGAGAGCTGGCTTCCTACGGCATTAAACTCCCTTCTCAGCGTCTGGCCGAACAGCAGGAACAGGAACAAAGTGCGGCGCAGCAGCACGTCTCTCAGCAACCTGTTTATCAGGATGAACAGGCTCAGGCGGATGAAGAAGCTATGCAGGAAGCCGCACTGCGTCAGGCATTTTCAGAACAGCAAAACCAGCGTTATGGTGAGTCTGTCACCGAAGAAGAGCCTGATGATGAAGCCGCCATGCAGGAAGCACAATTGCGTAATGCCTTTGCGGCACGCGAACAGTCACGCTATCAGCAGGACGTTGAGCCGCACAGCGGTGTGGTTGTGCACCATCATTCGCAGAACCCGCAATTGGAAGCGCAAACCTCTGCGGCGGATGACTTCGCTGCTGCGGCCATGAAACTCAGTCAGCACGATGCGTTTAGCTTCTCGCCGATGGCCGATCTGGTGGACGATACGCCGTCTGAACCGTTGTTTACGTTACCTGCTCAGACAGAAGACGAGCAGCAACCTGCAGAATTTGCACAGCAAACGTATCAGCGTCCGCAGTCGCCTCAGCCAGTGCAACATGCGCAAGAATATGAAGCGCCGCGTCAGGCACCGTCTCTTGCGAAGCCGGATATGGACAGCTTGATCCACCCGTTCCTGATGCGTCATGAACAACCGCTGGTGAAACCGACGACGCCTTTACCTTCACTGGATTTACTGACTTCACCACCGGCTGAAGCTGAACCTGTGGACGAGTTTGCTCTTGAGCAAATGGGCAATCTTATTGAAGCGCGTCTGAACGATTACCGCATTAAAGCCGACGTGGTGGGTAAACTGCCGGGGCCGGTCATCACTCGTTTCGAGTTGGATCTGGCGCCGGGTGTCAAAGCTGCGCGTATTTCAAACCTGTCACGTGACCTTGCCCGTTCGTTGTCTGCCGTTGCGGTTCGCGTTGTGGAAGTTATTCCGGGCAAACCTTATGTCGGCCTTGAGTTACCGAACAAAAAGCGTCAGACCGTGTATTTGCGGGAAGTGCTGGATTGCGCGAAGTTTAAAGACAGTCCTTCACCGCTGACTATCGTGCTGGGTAAAGATATTTCCGGCGAGCCTGTGGTGGCCGATCTGGCGAAAATGCCTCACTTGCTGGTAGCCGGTACAACCGGTTCCGGTAAGTCGGTAGGTGTGAACGCTATGATCCTCAGCATGCTGTATAAAGCGACGCCGGAAGAAGTGCGCTTCATCATGATCGACCCGAAAATGCTCGAGCTGTCCGTGTATGAAGGCATCCCACATCTGCTGACCGAAGTGGTTACCGACATGAAAGACGCCGCCAATGCGTTGCGCTGGTGTGTCGGTGAAATGGAACGTCGCTATAAGCTGATGTCAGCGCTCGGTGTGCGTAATCTGGCTGGCTACAACGAGCGTATTCAGGAAGCGGAAGCCATGGGTCGTCCGATCCCGGATCCGTTCTGGAAACCGGGCGATGGCATGGCGGCAGAACCGCCATTCCTCGGCAAAGAGCCGTTTATCGTCGTGCTGGTGGATGAGTTTGCTGACCTGATGATGACTGTCGGTAAAAAGGTGGAAGAGCTGATTGCACGGCTGGCGCAGAAGGCACGTGCAGCAGGGATCCACCTGGTACTTGCAACGCAGCGTCCGTCTGTTGACGTTATCACCGGCCTGATTAAAGCCAACATCCCGACCCGAATTGCGTTCACCGTGTCGAGTAAAATTGACTCCCGTACCATTCTCGATCAGGGCGGTGCGGAGTCTCTGTTGGGGATGGGTGACATGCTGTATATGGCCCCTAACTCCTCGATTCCGGTGCGTGTTCACGGCGCCTTCGTCCGCGATCAGGAAGTGCATGCAGTCGTGCAGGACTGGAAAGCGCGCGGTCGTCCGAAGTACATCGAAAGCATCCTTTCGGGTGGAGAAGAGGGTGAAGGTGGTGGGCTGGGTCTCGGCGATGACGAAGAACTGGACGCACTGTTCGATCAGGCCGTGGCTTTCGTCGTTGATAAACGTCGTGCGTCAATCTCTGGCGTTCAGCGTCAGTTCCGCATCGGCTATAATCGTGCGGCACGTATCGTCGAACAAATGGAAGCGCAGGGGATTGTCAGCACACCGGGCCATAACGGTAACCGCGAAGTGCTGGCTCCGCCTTCACACGAGTAA